The Faecalibaculum rodentium genome segment CACCAGGAAACTCTGGTCTGTCCGCTTCCGGTCTACTTCTTTGTCCAGATTTCTAAACCGCTCCACAATATCCGGAATATCATTGGCTTCGATTTTCGAGCGCTTGTCATCCAGACTGAACCCGTCGTTCTTCATATCGTAGAACCACACCTTGTCGGTTCCGCCGTAGCCCGTTTTGTTGAAAACCAGAACCGCAGTGGATACACCCGCATATGGCTTGAATACGCCGCTGGGCATGGAAATCACTGCCTGCAGCTTGTTGTTTTCAATCAGTTCCTTCCGAATCGCTTTATGCGCCTTGCTGCTTCCAAACAGCACCCCATCCGGCACAATACAGGCGGTACGGCCGCCCTTTTTCAGCATCTTCAGAAACAGTTCCAGGAACAGCAGCTCTGTCTTGGGCTTCTTCGTATTGACTATATCCCGTAGGTCATCAGACACACTGTCATAGTCCAGTGATCCCTTGAAGGGCGGGTTGGCCAGAATCAGAGAATATTTGTCCCGGTCAGGATTCTGATCCGTCAGTGAATCCCGGTACTCAATATTGGGGTGCTCAATTCCGTGCGTCATCATGTTCATCGCACCAATCCGCAGCATGGTCCGGTCCATATCAAATCCCGTAAACATATCATTCATGTAATGCTTCCGGTTCTCAGGATCAAAGAGCACATCCTCTTTCTTGACGTTCTTGAGATATTCCGCCGCCTCCACCAGGAAACCGGAAGTACCTGCCGCCGGATCACAGATTGTGTCATCCGGCCTGGGATCCATCAGCTCAACCATCATTTTAATGATGTGGCGCGGCGTTCTGAACTGCCCGTTCACACCGGCAGTGGCGATCTTGGACAGCAGATACTCGTATACATCACCACGGGTATCCCCGGACTTGTCCTCTTCCATGAGCTCATAGATACCATTCATGGCGGTCATGATTTTGTCCAGCATCAAAGGTGTTGGGATTTTAAAAATCGCATCCTGCATATAGGTGGAATAGGCACTGTCATTGCCGTCATCCAGTCCCTTG includes the following:
- a CDS encoding HsdM family class I SAM-dependent methyltransferase, which gives rise to MITGELKNKIDSLWGIFWTGGLTNPLDVIEQMTYLMFIHDLDATDLRHQKEALMLGLDSKSMFDGEVTINDRVVSKQDLKWSRLGDMEPRQMYDTMANAVFPFIKGLDDGNDSAYSTYMQDAIFKIPTPLMLDKIMTAMNGIYELMEEDKSGDTRGDVYEYLLSKIATAGVNGQFRTPRHIIKMMVELMDPRPDDTICDPAAGTSGFLVEAAEYLKNVKKEDVLFDPENRKHYMNDMFTGFDMDRTMLRIGAMNMMTHGIEHPNIEYRDSLTDQNPDRDKYSLILANPPFKGSLDYDSVSDDLRDIVNTKKPKTELLFLELFLKMLKKGGRTACIVPDGVLFGSSKAHKAIRKELIENNKLQAVISMPSGVFKPYAGVSTAVLVFNKTGYGGTDKVWFYDMKNDGFSLDDKRSKIEANDIPDIVERFRNLDKEVDRKRTDQSFLVDKEEIVKNDYDLSINKYKEIEYEKVEYEPTSVILGKINDLQTEIEAGLKELEKMLKEQEPGDE